AAATTCTTGAAGCCCTCACCCTGGAGACGGACGAGCCGTTCATCCGCTTCCACGGAGGGCCTTACGGCCTCTTCCTGTCCACCTACTATTCCCTCAACGCCTTCGACCGGCGCGGGAAACGCCTCTGGCGACTGCGTCGCCGCCCGGGCCTGAGCGCCTTCGGCGGCATTGTCGAACACCACGCGGCGGATGTCCGCCGCATCTTCGTCGCGGGCCCTTCCGACGGCTGCGTCCACGCCCTGGAATGGTCGCCGGACGCCTCGGCCGACGCGGAGACGGAATCCCCCGCCCCGACCCCAACCCTCCGGCGGTACCTGAAATGAAACACGGACACTCCCTGGCCCGCGCCCTCAACCGCGACATGCGCGACATGTCGGTTCGGCTGGAGGCCCAGCGCAAGGAGCTGGGCGCGCGCACGCTGTTGTTCCGCATGAACAACGCCAGCAATTCACAGAAATACCAGCTCTTCCAACGCCAACTCACCGATGATGCCGCCACGGGCATCCAGGCCCGCTGGCTGCCCAACCTGGGCCTGCCCTGGGACATCTACTCCCTGGCCTACCGTGCCCACAGGATATGCTTGGTGGAAGACCGCTGCCTGGGCAGGCTGGCGACGCGCATCGAGGCCGCCCTGCTGCGCGCCTTGGTGGCCGAGAGCCTGGGTCGCCGGTTCTCCGAACTGCGTATTCTGGAGATCGGCACCCTCTTCGGCATCAGCGTGGTCGCCATCCACGAATGCTGTTTCGGGGCCTTCGAACGCATCCGGGTCACGGTGATCGACCCCCTGAACGGTTACTACGATCAGCCCC
This is a stretch of genomic DNA from Desulfovibrio aminophilus DSM 12254. It encodes these proteins:
- a CDS encoding class I SAM-dependent methyltransferase, with protein sequence MKHGHSLARALNRDMRDMSVRLEAQRKELGARTLLFRMNNASNSQKYQLFQRQLTDDAATGIQARWLPNLGLPWDIYSLAYRAHRICLVEDRCLGRLATRIEAALLRALVAESLGRRFSELRILEIGTLFGISVVAIHECCFGAFERIRVTVIDPLNGYYDQPQRDELTKAVVSRRVFEENMRRNGIPQRDVRVIQKLSFDDEAEALAAEERYNLLIIDGDHSRAGVENDWRRFGPLLEPGGCVIFDDYGAKDWPDVQQYVDAQVMNRPDLELIGAEWRTAAFRVRG